AAGAAGGTAAACACAAACAACTTATTACTACACAAAATAGTTCTGGATTAGCATGGCAACTAATCGCCCTCAGCTGTGGTTTTGATAGTTTAGCCGTAGTAGAAGAATTTAGATTTGATATTGATACAATAAAAAACCACATCATCAAAATTCTTTGTCAAAAAGAATAGAATAATAATTAGTCAGTTACTCAAACCTACTTTCTTTTTAAATTATTAACCTAATTGAATGCTATGATAATAATCACTTCTATCATATTGCTTTATTTATTCCCTTTTCTTAACAGGTTTACCCTGCCAATACCCTGCTAATAAAGAGCCCGAAATATTATGCCAAACAGAGAAGATAGCACCAGGCAAAGAAGCTAATGAAGAGAAATAAGTTTGTCCTAAAGTAGCAGCTAATGCTGAATTCTGCATACCTACTTCAATAGACATTGTTCTACAAGTGGACTCATCAAAACCAAATAATTTTCCACCCCAATAACCACCTAATAAGCCAATTGCATTATGCAATATAATAGCTAGCATAATAGTCACTCCCACATTAGCAATTTGACCTCTACTAGCAGCTACCACAATACCAATTAGAAATATCAAACTACACATAGATAAAAAGGGTAATATTGATTCAACTTTTTTCACCAATTTATTAAAAAAATAATGAATAATTAAACCTAATATAATAGGTACAAGCACTATTAAAACTATATGCTCAAACATCTCCCAAGCATTTACTTGTACTGACTGACCTACTAGTAATAACGTAAGTAAAGGAGTAACCACAACCCCAACTAAGGTTGAAACCGAAGAAATAGTTACTGAAAGTGCTACATCACCTTTAGCTAAATAAATAATCACATTAGAAGCTGTTCCACTAGAAACACTACCTACCAAAATCATTCCCACTGCTAAATCAGTAGGCATTTGAAAAATTTTGGTTAAAATTAGAGCCGTAAATGGCATCACAATATAATGTAATACCGTACACACAATAACTGCTTTAGGCTTAGCAAATACATATTTAAAATCTGCAAAACTTAAAGATACCCCCATAGTAAACATAACAAACATTAGTAAATAGCTAATACTGGGTTTAAATGGTGTAAATATAGTAGGTATATAATAAGCAACAACTGCTATAGCAGTTGCCCATAATGGAAATAATTGACAAACTTTAATTAATATTTTTACCATATTATTATTGTCTTTATTAAAAAAATCCCCACATCATATGATTGGGGATTTATATATTTTATCACTTAAATATAAACTACTATCAAATAAAGGAAGTTTTTACTGCACATTACAATACAAAGCTT
This portion of the Entomomonas sp. E2T0 genome encodes:
- the panS gene encoding ketopantoate/pantoate/pantothenate transporter PanS, with translation MVKILIKVCQLFPLWATAIAVVAYYIPTIFTPFKPSISYLLMFVMFTMGVSLSFADFKYVFAKPKAVIVCTVLHYIVMPFTALILTKIFQMPTDLAVGMILVGSVSSGTASNVIIYLAKGDVALSVTISSVSTLVGVVVTPLLTLLLVGQSVQVNAWEMFEHIVLIVLVPIILGLIIHYFFNKLVKKVESILPFLSMCSLIFLIGIVVAASRGQIANVGVTIMLAIILHNAIGLLGGYWGGKLFGFDESTCRTMSIEVGMQNSALAATLGQTYFSSLASLPGAIFSVWHNISGSLLAGYWQGKPVKKRE